The stretch of DNA CGACCTGTCGGCTGGTGGTGGTGTCTCCCACGGCGCACCCGCCGGCCTGGTTACACCGGTGTGCGTGCACAGCGCCCAGAGCACGGTGATGAACTCGCCGCCCAGCGCCAGGGCCTCCTTGTGCGCCTTCACGTGCAGCTCGCCGGCCGACGGCGCCAGGTACACCGTCAACTCCGTCCAGAGATCCGCCAGCAGCTCCCATACTTGTTCCTCCGCCCCTCGACCTTTGCTTGCCATCTCCATCAGCTTATTCCCCAGCTTCGCCCCCTTGCGGACCACCGTCGTCGTCTCCTCCTCCGGCAGCCCTTGTGCGATACCGACCAGCTTGTCGAAGCGGGTGATCTGCCCAGACGCATGGTACCTCCAACACCCCCCCAGCACGTCCTTGAGCTCGTCCGTTATGTCGCTGTACACGCGCTTGGTGCCCTCCGTGCTGTCGGGGAGCAGCTCCGGAGCCGACGCCACCAGGTACGCGGCGTACCCGGACAGGGTCGTTGCCACCGTACGACGAGCTCCCAccggggtcttcttcttcttcttcttctcctcctgttgcAGCGGGTACTTCACCTCCAGGAGGCTGGTGGCGATGTGCCAGGTGAGGACGACCTCGGCGACGCTCTTGCTCTTGCACGCCTTGGCGACCTCCGGCTGGGACCTGAACTGGCTGTGCTTCTCCAACTGCAGCGTCGACCAGCCGTTGCTAAGAGGGGCATCAGCGTCGGGGCCATCATTGATGTGAGCCACTAGGTATCCCATGATGGACTCCTTCACTTCGATGGGCACGGCCTTCTTCTTAGGCAGCCGCAGCGCCATGGCTGGCAGGCGGCGGCCGAACCCGAGCACGGACGCCTGCTTGAAGCAGAGGTTGGGGCGGCTCATCTTGTTCCGCACCCACAGGATGCGGCGGATGAGCCCGGCCCTGACGCGGCTGTCGCGCCAGCGGCGCTTGGCGGCGTACTCGCAGAGCAGAGATACCGTGAGCCAGTTGGAGaggatgaagacgaggagcTCCCAGACCTGTTCGTAGAGGAAGGTGAGCAGGAGCAGCATGGTGACGGCGAGATCGACGGCGGTGAAGAGGACATCCGGGTGCCGGGCGACCCCCCTCATGAGGCATCCCAGGACCTTCCGCGTGCCGGTGGAGATGATGTAGTTGTCGGTGGTGATGCTGTGGTACGCGTACGCCACGTCGCCGTTGCCGCAGAGGATGAAGGTGAGGAGGCAGAAGGCCCACACGACGACGGGGAAGAGGATGTAGttggcgaggaagaagaaggggttgGAGAGCACAACGGGTAGGACGGAGTGGTAGTACTCGCAGAGGAACTGGATCTCCTCGTAGAACACCTGGAAAAGAGCAGCCGCGACCACGGTGGATTTCAGGTCCTGCGACTCCGAGCTTTGCCGCAGCAACTCCATGCGCAGGCCTCTGAAGATGAGGCTCCGGCAGCTGCTGGTCTCCTCGTCGGTGATGGGGTGGTCCTCAATCCTCCGGCGCAGCAGCTTGTAGAGTGCGAAGGAGAGGCACAGCCGTTTCAGGCTTGGACCTTGGTGGAGCAGGTCGCCCATGTCCGCTCTCCAAATATGGCCAACCGTGACGACGACGTCGTCCTTGAGCTCCAGATGGTAGCCCTCCATGGGGCTgaccttcatctccagctcctcctctCCCATCACCGCATACCTGCACTTGTTCAGCAGCTCTgctccctcttcctccccagcTCCGAGTCCGACCGCCTGTTGCTGCTCTTGCTTCACGATCTGGGCCATGTACCAGCTCAACTGGTCGGCGTTCTTGCCGTAGGCGAAGGAACGCTTGAGCAGCTCGCTGATGGCGATCCTCTGCAGCAGTTTCGCGGCGGCGAGGACCCACAGGGTGCCGTAGATGGCCTTCTTGCCGGTGCTGCTCAGGCTGTAGAAGACGAGGTAGCCCAGCCAGGCGATGCGGGAGGCGCGGTCGATGGTGCTCGAGTAGGAGGCGGCCTGGGCGCCCACGCTCACCAGGATCGCCTCCACCTTCCTGCGGAGGAGCTCCACGAGAAGCATCCACATGAGGATCGTCCGGGCTCGCAGCGACAGCTCGGTGCCGCCGAGCTGCTGGTAGCTGGCAGCAGCCACGGCGGCGCCTTCGTTCTTGGCCTCGGAGAAGAGGTAGGACATGACGGGGAGGAAGAGGGACAGCGAGGACGAGAGGAAGAGGCGGACGGTGGGGTTGAGGATGGCGCTCACGTCGGAGAACCGGCTGAAGAGGTTGAGGTTGAAGAAGAGCGCGGCGAGCAAGAACATGACCACGGAGGTGAACACCATGGTGGCCTCGTTCCGCTGGTCGGCGTAGGAGGCGGTGAGGTTGTACACGAAGGGATGAAGTACGGCATCGCAGCCATGGCTGGCGTAGCTGTTATGAGTAGTGCTACTAGCATGTGAGCTGTTGGCGAGGAGGAAGATCATCTTTGTTAGATGGCAAATGGGAGTGCGggcatgcatatatatatatatggacaTCAGCTTATTATATTACTACCCATTGAATTGAGGGAACATGGAATCGCGTGAACGCCAAGAAAATTTCAGGAAAAGAAAGTGAAAGCACCGGTATGTATTGTACATGGCATCGTCGTCTGCTCATCAATATCTTTGTTTTTTTGTCTCTAATTTTGCTTTTTGGCAAATTGAAAGGCTCTGTAacagctctctctctctctctctctctctctctctctctctctctctctctctctctctctctctccctccctccctccctcccccctTTTATATTATCCAAAGTAAAGTTGCCATTTGATTATTGCATCTGCTTATTATTACTTGATCGATATTTCTTTGTTTGCTGGAATGTCTTTCTGCTTTGTCTAAATATACTACTTTGTCTTTTGTGAATTCCAAGGAGCTTCGTTTCATGCTTTCCCCAACATGTCCGGAAGGAATTTGCTTTTTGTTCACCTGCGAGAAATATATTTCTCACGTGTAGCATGTGCTGATTTAATCATTTTGTTTACTTTTATCTTTGGGGAAAGTGATCAGGGAATCAAAGCAAATTTTCTGATTTAATCATTTCATAGAGTTTGTTGGAAGGCTACAAGGTAATTGAGAGCAACAATCCTAGAAGGTTACACATGCTATGCCAGCCCTATCTAATAATTTGTTATATTTTTCACCAACTTGTGCATAGACTAGAAAAGGATAGTATGTAAGAAAATGTCAATGAAAACCAGATTTGTTTGCGCTTGTTATGCCATTTAATATAATTCCTCCATTTCAAAATGTAGGGTGATGTGGTTATTTTATTTTATGCAGTCTCCAAGAAAACACAATAAAACTATAATCACATCAAGCAGTGTTAAACACATCTAGTTATACCAATTCTATGTCACAAAATTAACAAATTGACAATGAACACTACTACATAAAACCCATTATTCCCTAGCAACCACAGCTGTTGTTTCACCAGGAACCGATGACAATACAACAATCACTACTTGTTAGAAAGGAAAAACACTGTCACCGAGGGTTCTTCATAGAACCGGCCAAAGAGAGTTCTTTGAAGTAGTAGTTTCGGCGAAAAAGTTGCTTGTCCAGTTCTATACCAAAAAGTAGCACCGGATTCAATTCCTGAAAATCGGAAATCAGTTCCTTCCTTTAGATgcttagatatatatatatatatcactaTTTATTTATAATAAAACCTATCACTGGTGGTTTTTAAATTGATGAACCAGCAGCAAAACCTGAGCCATGGACCCCAAACCTTTGATTTGGTTCCTCGACAATTGTAACCGATCGACCAATCTTAGTCGCATTACATGTTTCATGGAATGAATACGTGTGATTCATTGGGATAGACTAATAATGTAGTGTTTGTTCCAAAAGATATAGACATATATATTATACAACAAATCTAATGGGAATGTATATAAGCAAAACCTGACTAGCTAGCCTAATAGTATATGTTTTCGAAAAGCCTGAGAAACCGAGTTATCAAATCGCATCATGCATATACACCTGCATACCTGTGACTACAGTGCAATGAATTTCAGATAGATGGAGGATGAGTAGCCAGCCCAGGATTAATTAATAATGCAAACAAAAAACAGTGCACTTGAAATTCCAAATGGGAAACAACTGGTTGTtacatgcatatatatatatatatatatatataagtctGTTTCTCCAACACATACACGACGACGTTGCTGAAACAATACACAGGATACAAAAATCACAATTTGACACAGTACATAGGTAGTTGAAGTAAAAGGAATAGGGAAGAAATTAAAGCTGGTACAAAGTACACCGTCGATCGTGCACGCCGGCATCACAATGGATCGATACATATGACCAAGACACGTAGATCATGGCCTGCAATCGACTTGGTCGGTGGCGTAGATCAATTCCTCGTCCATGAGGCCGACGGTGACCGGCTGGCACTTGTAGCTCTGCAGCACCGTCCTCTGCGTCTTGTTCAGCGGAAAGGAGGTGACGCTCGCGTTCACCTGCACCATGACGCTGAACCTGTACGCCCCGGGGTAGTTGTCCCAGATGTAGCCGGCGTTCGCGTCCTTGAACCGCTTCTGCAGCGTGATCGTCGTCTGCGGCTGCACGGTGAAGTTGTCCAGCTCCAGCCTGCCGATCAGCCCGTACGGGGCCTGCACGTCGAAGAGGCTCACGGTGATGTTGTCGCAGACGATCCTGGTGCGGCCGCCGGGGTTCTTGGCGATCAGGATCACACGGAGGCTCGTCGCCTTCGCCTTCTTCAGCGTCACCTGAGCAGGCCGTTGGTGACCTTCTCCAGGACAGCCAAGGAGGCATTCCTTGGGAAGTCCGCCGCCTAGATCGGCTGATGATCCTATCGCCGGTTCTACTGCCTTGCTAATGGAGATTGGCTGATTCTCATTCCCTGACCCCACGTTTGGCACTGCCGTCCGCTCCCACAGGTTGTCGGCGCCGATGAAGCCGTTGTTGACGGAGAGGCGGACGTCTTCGGAGCGGAGCACGGCGTGGATCACCAGCGCGATCACAGCGATGGCGAGCAAGgtgaccgccgccgccatcgcgtAGCGCACTATCTCCAGGCAACTTGTGTAgtgctcgccgtcgtcgtcgcctGCGATAGTATACTTTATGTCACTCATCTTGCTGCACGCTTGGTTTCGCTCGCTCTTTAACGGCTACAAGATTGTAATCAGCAGTGAGCAACGGatcggaggaagaagaagatgtgTGTGTACTCATGCATGCTGCAGACCCATGCATAGCTATAAGAACTAGGGGGCTTAGCTTCTTGTGCCATACAAAAGTAGCGCTAGACATTGCTCACGCAAGCAGGTGCATTATAATTAAACACATCTTTTTGGGGTAAGAATTAAGCACCTCAGAAAACCATGCATGCATACAATGCAAAATGGACAGAGTACTTTAAGTTTGAGTCAGCACCAAGCAACGGACGATGCTGACAAAAAAAAAGGGCAAAGGGATGAAATTAGAAGCATACTACTTTATTCGTATTCTTCAGCTGTAACAACGTACTTTACTAAAGGAGATGACAATGATTCGGCTACTTTATTATCATCTGAAGTTGGCAACCCAACTATGTATTTGATTTTGATCCCGGGTTCATTTTCGTTCGATGGTTTGGGAGTGACACGGTAGCAGTTTTTCCTCTAGATTAATTAGAAGATTCCTTTTGCAAACTAGGCCAGCCTAGCTATCAttttctctcctctctcctcctaTTGCCGGCAACTTTTGCTTTCTGTGCACAGAGAGACGCATCATGTGGCTAAAGAGATGGCTGGGCACGCTTGATAATCTTGGTCCTTACTAATCCATATAGTGATCAGTTGGTTATGATTTGCTGAGCAACAAATCAGAGGCCAGATGTTTTCATTTATCGTGAGAATTTTTAGcatttatctttttttttccttccctcACTGCTATTGGATTTCTGTGGGGTTTCCAGCCGGTGAGCCTCCAAGTCCAGCTAGCTAGTGAGTGTATATAAAGATAGGCAATGAACTGCCCTATATATAGTTGCTGATGACAAGCAAAACCTGGCAAGCCATCTACCTCTGCCATGGCGATTTTTCATATCCCTCCTCCAAGAAAATGGAGCCACAAGCACATCATTCTTGTAACCCTGGTAGGATCCCTGGTCTTCATCGCCATCACCGCCGCCATTGCCATCAGCCTCTCCCCCGCCCACATCTTCTTCTCCATCAAAGACCCGACGTTCGCCAACAAAGCCGATGAAGACACCAAGTTCTACAACTTCACCCTCGTGGTCAACAACAGCAGCCCCGGCATGGAGGTGCACTACGGCGCCCTGAGCGCCGAGCTGTGGTACAGCGACAAGGCACGGGTGCCGGCCAAGGTCGACCGCGGCGCGCTCCTGGACGACGGCACGAGGCAGCCGCCGCGGAACGTGACCAGCATCGCCGTGTCGGCCGACGGAGGCACCAACGGGAACGGGATTGAGTGGCCCAACTGCACGGTGCTGGTGACGGCCAGTGTGTGGTTCAAGTCTAGGTGGTGGATCAGCACGAGGTGGTACGACGTGAGGGCCAACTGCACGCCGGTGAACTTTGGCAGTCATAGCACCAGTCCCGTCAGTTGTGAATAAGTCTGATGATCTCGGCTTGTTTGTATTGTTTAATTTTCCAGTTATCTTATTATTTTTGGAATATGTTTCtggtcatcatcatcatcatgttCTTTTATCCACGGCGTACGTCCTTGTTTTGATGCATTGCTTGGCACTTCACAGATCTTTGTTATATATGAGCCATGTATTGACACAAATGAAATGGAACATGATCATTGAAGGGGTCATCTGGGACCATATGGACCTGCTTTTCTTTAGAGAAGTGCTAAATTATTAAGGACATGAACTTGTGATACAAGGGAGGACATGGTTCCTCTCTTCTCTTGCGACTCTATCTGATAATAGATGATGTAGGGTTCTGTCTATGGAGCTTTACATACCTTTTGCTGCAAAATGAAAGAAACGATTTGTACTAGCTCCTTCACTCATATGTATCATCTagtaaaggaaaagaaaaacaatGAATAATGTAAAAGACAGAGCAAAGCCAATAGTCTTGCTTAAAGTAAATAGATCCACACTGCTCTCTTGTGTGCTCGATAGAGAAGGTTAATACTTGCTGACTCGTCGTTTCTTCAATGAAAAGCAATATCCAAGGCAGAGAAGAGAACACACTGATAACGCAGACAAGGCCTGGCAGAATTTTGACAGAGGCACCAGAACTAAACCTAACAGGTAATGACCATCATCAGACAAATTTTGGAACACACCAGAGCAGCTACCCAGTTGCTACCAAGTTCATATAATTCTAAAAAACAATGAGTTAAAGCGACATAATTCATGGAACTTTGAAATCTCACGGAGCTAATCTGTTGCTTCACTTCTCTAGCATCCATTCGGTCCACAGATCCAATGGATACGGTTGGAACTGCCATCAGCAACACGAACTTGCTATAATTAGAACCAAATATCTCACAAGAACTCAAGGCATCATTCTGCCTTTACAGCTTCCTGTCTTGCCCTTACCGCTTCTTCATAACCCGGTAAGAATCGAAGCAAACCAAGGATTTGTTCAATGTTTGCATTCCCTGGGCCAAACTCTCGCTCCGCCCATGCCTTTGCTGCTATAAAGCAATCCGCGGTAACCTCAAGGAGCTCAGCATGTGCTTCAtcgtcctcttcttcttcctcttcaccctcctcctcctcctcctcctcctcctcctcctcctcttcctcttcttccccatCTCCTCCCTCtacctccccttcttcctctccaTCTTCCTCATcactttcttcttcttcatcatctttgGTAAAGATATAATGAGCATGAAAACCACAGCAGCAAAGACACTAATCACATAGCGTTCCCTTGCATTTCTTAGTACAAGCCCATCTTTCTTATTTAGGTATGAACATGCCCGAGAAGACTTTCTTTTGTTGTTCCTGCCAGCCCTGACACCATCTCCATCGGTGCGCGAGCATGTGTCTGAAGGTTCGTCCGCCATTTCTACAAATAAAAATAGCTACATAAAGATTAAAATAGGTATGTGCATTCCAGTCGATTTCCTTCTGCAAGATGATGACTGCTTCCAGTAAGAACTAAGAACTGAATTTTGCACCTCTATACACATACCAAATATCTAGAACACTAACAGTAACGAGGAACCATTCTAAGATAGAGATAGGAGATTTGGACGTACAAATTCCCACAGCAATACCCAAGGGCCTACTTGGTGggtgggttgggggggggggggtggggttgTATTAGTTTTTGAACTAAATACAAGAACTAGTAATGGACGTGTGTAATAATCAATCAAAAAGACTAGAAATTTGGGCTCGTTTTCATGAGTAAGGATTCGATTGGATTTCCGTTCACTCTGGGCGTTCGGGATTACCTGAAGTTTCGGTTCGGGTAATTCGGGATTTTTGTAGTTCGGGACTTGAAAATTGATACCCGAAGTTGTACCCAAAATTTCGGGTACCCGATATTTCGGGTTCCCGATATTTTGGGTTCGGTATTCGGGTTACCCGTTTATCCGAACGTACATATATTATATCTCAACGACTCAACATTTCAGTATGAAAAATAAAATTCATTTCAGCAGCAGCAATACGGTAGTTCAAAATTTCAGCACCATTACAGCAGTAAATTAATAATACACTAAGAATTAAGATCAATGGAGTTGCTTCCCATTATCGTTGTTGGTGTCCTTGAAGTAGAAGCTtgttctttccctttttctttccttttgacTTCAAACTCATCAATTAATTCTGTAAGAAGTAAACATCATGTCAATATGGAAAAAAGATAGTAATAATTTATTTAATATATATGCAGAAATGATATATTGATGTACCTTGTTCCAACATAGTTAATTCCTCAATATTCTCTTTAATGTCAAGCGGTATTGACCATCTCAACCAATCTTGTGTGCATACCAATGATTCAAGCATAAATGGAGTAAGAGAGCTTCGAAAGTCATCTAAAATACGTCCACTAGTGCTAAATGCAGATTCTGAAGCTACCGTTGAGATAGGTATAGCAAGCACATCACGGGCCAAGCGAGACAAAATTGGAAACCTTTGCTCAGATGCCTTCCACCAAAGTAAAAGATCAAGCTTCATTTCCATATCTTCTGTTTCTTCAGCAAGATATTTATCAAGCTCAGATTTAGTGTTATTGCTTGAACCGTTGCCTAGCTTCATTCTCTTAGCAACAACCTCTTTCAACttgcctcctcttcctccctttGATGCTATTGGATCAGTAACATTAGTTGCCTCTTCACTTGGACTATACATTCTTCTATATTCTTCAAACAAATCACGAACACAGGTGTTAATTTCTTCCCAAACTAGATGTCCCCTTTCCTCACCAAATATCTCTTCAACAGTTATCTTTGTGTACATAGATAACTTGTATCTTGGATCAAGACATCCAGCAACAAACATTAGCAAATTGAGGttctctttctccttctcctttccaTTTCTGCTGCTGTTCATATTCCCATTTCTGCTATTGTTCCAAACTCCCCAATATTTATCAAATTTATCTTTCATTCTTCTGCCCATAGCTGATTGTAGAACATCTGTACTATTCAGCCAAAATTGAATCAACAAATGCACTTCTCCAATCTCATGAAAAAATGTATGGGAAGTGATCTCTAATGTAGTAGAGACACGGACAGTGAGATCATGAAAATGCTCCAGAAAATCTGCCATCTTCTGTACATTTTGCCAATCAGTTTTATCTGGATGACCAACTCCATCC from Panicum hallii strain FIL2 chromosome 3, PHallii_v3.1, whole genome shotgun sequence encodes:
- the LOC112884523 gene encoding uncharacterized protein LOC112884523, with translation MIFLLANSSHASSTTHNSYASHGCDAVLHPFVYNLTASYADQRNEATMVFTSVVMFLLAALFFNLNLFSRFSDVSAILNPTVRLFLSSSLSLFLPVMSYLFSEAKNEGAAVAAASYQQLGGTELSLRARTILMWMLLVELLRRKVEAILVSVGAQAASYSSTIDRASRIAWLGYLVFYSLSSTGKKAIYGTLWVLAAAKLLQRIAISELLKRSFAYGKNADQLSWYMAQIVKQEQQQAVGLGAGEEEGAELLNKCRYAVMGEEELEMKVSPMEGYHLELKDDVVVTVGHIWRADMGDLLHQGPSLKRLCLSFALYKLLRRRIEDHPITDEETSSCRSLIFRGLRMELLRQSSESQDLKSTVVAAALFQVFYEEIQFLCEYYHSVLPVVLSNPFFFLANYILFPVVVWAFCLLTFILCGNGDVAYAYHSITTDNYIISTGTRKVLGCLMRGVARHPDVLFTAVDLAVTMLLLLTFLYEQVWELLVFILSNWLTVSLLCEYAAKRRWRDSRVRAGLIRRILWVRNKMSRPNLCFKQASVLGFGRRLPAMALRLPKKKAVPIEVKESIMGYLVAHINDGPDADAPLSNGWSTLQLEKHSQFRSQPEVAKACKSKSVAEVVLTWHIATSLLEVKYPLQQEEKKKKKKTPVGARRTVATTLSGYAAYLVASAPELLPDSTEGTKRVYSDITDELKDVLGGCWRYHASGQITRFDKLVGIAQGLPEEETTTVVRKGAKLGNKLMEMASKGRGAEEQVWELLADLWTELTVYLAPSAGELHVKAHKEALALGGEFITVLWALCTHTGVTRPAGAPWETPPPADRSLV
- the LOC112886926 gene encoding uncharacterized protein LOC112886926 isoform X2 — its product is MDAREVKQQISSMIHMSEGASTNRFFHFAAKGDDDGEHYTSCLEIVRYAMAAAVTLLAIAVIALVIHAVLRSEDVRLSVNNGFIGADNLWERTAVPNVGSGNENQPISISKAVEPAIGSSADLGGGLPKECLLGCPGEGHQRPAQVTLKKAKATSLRVILIAKNPGGRTRIVCDNITVSLFDVQAPYGLIGRLELDNFTVQPQTTITLQKRFKDANAGYIWDNYPGAYRFSVMVQVNASVTSFPLNKTQRTVLQSYKCQPVTVGLMDEELIYATDQVDCRP
- the LOC112886926 gene encoding uncharacterized protein LOC112886926 isoform X1; protein product: MAVPTVSIGSVDRMDAREVKQQISSMIHMSEGASTNRFFHFAAKGDDDGEHYTSCLEIVRYAMAAAVTLLAIAVIALVIHAVLRSEDVRLSVNNGFIGADNLWERTAVPNVGSGNENQPISISKAVEPAIGSSADLGGGLPKECLLGCPGEGHQRPAQVTLKKAKATSLRVILIAKNPGGRTRIVCDNITVSLFDVQAPYGLIGRLELDNFTVQPQTTITLQKRFKDANAGYIWDNYPGAYRFSVMVQVNASVTSFPLNKTQRTVLQSYKCQPVTVGLMDEELIYATDQVDCRP
- the LOC112886926 gene encoding uncharacterized protein LOC112886926 isoform X3; the encoded protein is MIHMSEGASTNRFFHFAAKGDDDGEHYTSCLEIVRYAMAAAVTLLAIAVIALVIHAVLRSEDVRLSVNNGFIGADNLWERTAVPNVGSGNENQPISISKAVEPAIGSSADLGGGLPKECLLGCPGEGHQRPAQVTLKKAKATSLRVILIAKNPGGRTRIVCDNITVSLFDVQAPYGLIGRLELDNFTVQPQTTITLQKRFKDANAGYIWDNYPGAYRFSVMVQVNASVTSFPLNKTQRTVLQSYKCQPVTVGLMDEELIYATDQVDCRP